Proteins encoded in a region of the Campylobacter sp. MIT 99-7217 genome:
- a CDS encoding leucyl aminopeptidase, whose product MKFELQNKKLEAIKADFELVFVQDKNIKAFKDAKTLFELTNYKGEGVCLDLANKRLFVELKGIEYEDIRLAFCSAYKTLEKLNVKSLKTPSILGKCVVMSFASLVQGFKFANYKFDKYKAEKKSTALEKIIVSSTELNNQKFDIEEAKLGLEIGEITANATNFAKDIVNETPQNYTSLTMAKDAENLAKTHKNITCKIYDEKFLEKEKMNAFLSVNRASVHPPRLIHLSYKPKTAKQRIIFVGKGLTYDTGGLSLKQAANMLTMKADKSGAAAAMAIIKAVSELNLNLEVHSILGAAENMVGGNAYKPDDVLISREGVSIEVKNTDAEGRLVLADCLSYAQDLKPDLLIDMATLTGACVVGLGEYTSAIIGNNEELQNAFYETSKRSGEYTCVLHFNPYLHELIDSNVADVSNSSSSRYGGALTAGLFLDKFIRKEYKDKWLHLDIAGPAYVEKNWGYTSFGAGGAGVRMCLAYLLKLSRSK is encoded by the coding sequence ATGAAATTTGAATTACAAAACAAAAAGTTGGAAGCTATAAAGGCTGACTTTGAACTTGTCTTTGTTCAAGATAAGAATATAAAAGCATTCAAGGACGCAAAAACGCTTTTTGAGCTTACAAATTACAAAGGCGAAGGAGTTTGTCTTGATCTTGCAAATAAAAGGCTTTTTGTTGAACTTAAGGGAATTGAGTACGAAGATATTAGACTTGCTTTTTGTTCTGCTTATAAAACTTTAGAAAAACTTAATGTTAAAAGTCTAAAAACACCGAGCATACTTGGAAAATGCGTCGTTATGAGCTTTGCTAGTCTTGTGCAGGGTTTTAAATTTGCAAACTACAAATTTGATAAATATAAGGCTGAGAAAAAAAGCACAGCTCTTGAAAAAATCATCGTTTCAAGCACAGAGCTTAATAATCAAAAATTTGACATTGAAGAAGCTAAACTTGGACTTGAAATTGGTGAAATCACAGCAAACGCAACAAATTTTGCTAAAGATATAGTCAATGAAACACCGCAAAACTATACCTCCTTGACTATGGCAAAGGATGCTGAGAATTTAGCAAAAACACATAAAAATATCACTTGCAAAATCTATGATGAAAAATTCTTAGAAAAAGAAAAAATGAATGCGTTTTTATCAGTAAACCGCGCTTCTGTTCACCCTCCACGCCTCATTCATCTAAGCTATAAACCAAAAACAGCCAAACAAAGAATTATCTTTGTTGGAAAGGGCTTAACTTATGATACAGGGGGCTTGAGCTTAAAACAAGCTGCAAATATGCTTACAATGAAAGCTGATAAAAGCGGTGCAGCAGCAGCTATGGCGATCATAAAAGCTGTAAGCGAACTTAATTTAAACCTTGAAGTGCATTCTATCTTGGGTGCAGCTGAAAATATGGTCGGTGGTAATGCTTATAAACCTGATGATGTACTTATTTCTAGAGAGGGTGTAAGTATAGAGGTTAAAAATACAGATGCTGAAGGGCGTTTAGTTTTGGCTGATTGTCTTTCTTATGCACAGGATTTAAAACCTGATTTACTCATTGATATGGCAACCTTAACAGGAGCTTGCGTAGTGGGACTTGGAGAATATACAAGTGCTATTATAGGCAACAATGAAGAGCTTCAAAATGCTTTCTATGAAACAAGTAAAAGAAGTGGAGAATACACTTGCGTTCTTCATTTTAATCCATATTTACATGAACTTATAGACTCAAATGTCGCTGATGTGAGTAATTCTTCTTCAAGTCGTTATGGTGGTGCTTTAACCGCTGGGCTTTTCCTTGATAAATTTATACGCAAAGAGTATAAAGACAAGTGGCTACATCTTGATATCGCAGGTCCTGCTTATGTGGAGAAAAATTGGGGTTATACTAGTTTTGGAGCTGGCGGTGCTGGTGTAAGAATGTGTCTTGCATATTTACTTAAACTTTCAAGGAGCAAATAA